In Mytilus trossulus isolate FHL-02 chromosome 14, PNRI_Mtr1.1.1.hap1, whole genome shotgun sequence, a genomic segment contains:
- the LOC134697624 gene encoding oligodendrocyte transcription factor 2-like, whose amino-acid sequence MNTIITSELPKVTDCLKETFNVYQERDKENVNQRNICKQMNNSYVSEEARLKTNVRERQRMHQMNKGMEDLKQVLPYSKSVNKLSKMSTLLLAREHIVSLQKSQKELHHLVQKLQNNLSRQSHNASLMCMSTEPASHDIPIMCISTKRSPHSVSNQGLYIYKDYQIDTQTRGNFMAEQPRRKLQDITNTKGQGHVRPKVLHKFSIDALLSDC is encoded by the coding sequence ATGAATACCATAATTACATCGGAATTACCCAAAGTGACAGATTGTTTAAAGGAAACATTTAACGTTTATCAAGAACGGGACAAAGAAAACGTCAACCagagaaatatttgtaaacaaatgaacaatTCATACGTATCGGAAGAAGCTCGCCTCAAAACCAATGTAAGAGAACGACAGCGCATGCACCAAATGAACAAAGGTATGGAGGATCTAAAGCAAGTATTGCCGTACTCAAAGTCTGTCAATAAACTGTCAAAAATGTCTACCCTTCTCCTAGCAAGGGAACACATTGTATCGTTGCAAAAATCTCAGAAAGAGCTCCATCATTTAGTGCAGAAActacaaaacaatttatcaagGCAGTCACATAATGCTTCACTAATGTGTATGTCAACGGAACCTGCATCGCATGATATTCCGATAATGTGCATTTCAACGAAACGTTCACCACACAGTGTCTCTAACCAaggattatatatatacaaggaTTACCAGATTGATACGCAAACAAGGGGAAACTTCATGGCAGAACAACCTCGGAGGAAGCTACAAGACATTACTAATActaaaggtcaaggtcatgttcgTCCGAAAGTTCTGcacaaattttcaattgatgCTTTGTTATCGGATTGCTAA